The proteins below are encoded in one region of Bacillus vallismortis:
- the queD gene encoding 6-carboxytetrahydropterin synthase QueD, with protein MHKLLSQIYPQAQHPYSFELNKDMHISAAHFIPRESAGACSRVHGHTYTVNITVAGDELDDSGFLVNFSVLKKLVHGNYDHTLLNDHDDFSQDDRYSLPTTEVVAKTIYDNVQAYLDTLENKPSCVQVFVRETPTSYCVYRPKKGGLNG; from the coding sequence GTGCATAAATTGTTATCTCAAATTTATCCGCAGGCCCAGCATCCTTATTCATTTGAATTGAATAAGGATATGCACATTTCAGCTGCCCACTTTATCCCCCGGGAAAGTGCGGGAGCGTGCAGCAGGGTTCACGGGCATACGTATACCGTAAATATAACTGTTGCCGGCGACGAACTTGACGACTCCGGCTTCCTTGTCAATTTCAGCGTGCTCAAAAAACTGGTGCACGGAAACTATGATCATACGCTTTTAAATGATCATGATGATTTTTCTCAAGACGATCGATATTCCCTGCCGACAACTGAAGTCGTGGCGAAAACGATTTATGACAACGTACAGGCTTATTTAGACACATTGGAGAATAAGCCAAGCTGTGTACAGGTGTTTGTCCGTGAAACACCGACCAGTTACTGTGTCTACCGTCCGAAAAAGGGTGGTTTGAATGGCTAA
- the queC gene encoding 7-cyano-7-deazaguanine synthase QueC, protein MKKEKAIVVFSGGQDSTTCLLWALQEFKEVETVTFHYNQRHSQEVEVAKSIAEKLGVKNHLLDMSLLNQLAPNALTRNDIDIEAKDGELPSTFVPGRNLVFLSFASILAYQIGARHIITGVCETDFSGYPDCRDEFVKSCNVTVNLAMEKPFVIHTPLMWLNKAETWKLADELGALDFVKNNTLTCYNGIIADGCGECPACHLRSRGYEEYMAMKGERA, encoded by the coding sequence ATGAAAAAAGAAAAAGCAATTGTCGTATTCAGCGGCGGTCAAGACAGTACCACTTGCTTACTATGGGCTTTACAGGAATTCAAAGAAGTCGAAACGGTGACTTTTCATTATAATCAGCGTCATTCACAAGAAGTTGAAGTCGCAAAATCGATTGCGGAAAAGCTGGGTGTGAAAAACCATTTGCTCGATATGTCCCTTTTAAACCAGCTTGCACCGAATGCTTTGACAAGAAATGATATTGATATAGAAGCAAAAGACGGCGAATTGCCATCCACATTCGTTCCGGGCCGCAATTTGGTATTCTTATCCTTTGCGTCTATTCTGGCATATCAAATTGGCGCGCGCCACATTATTACAGGAGTTTGCGAGACAGACTTCAGCGGTTATCCTGACTGCCGTGACGAATTCGTGAAATCTTGCAATGTAACGGTAAACCTGGCAATGGAGAAGCCGTTTGTCATTCATACGCCTCTCATGTGGCTTAATAAGGCGGAAACATGGAAACTTGCAGATGAGCTTGGCGCGCTTGATTTTGTGAAAAACAACACGCTGACATGCTATAACGGCATTATCGCAGACGGCTGCGGTGAATGTCCGGCATGCCACCTACGTTCAAGAGGTTATGAAGAATATATGGCGATGAAAGGGGAGCGTGCATAA
- a CDS encoding YkvI family membrane protein, with protein MEQSKGSASQLAFVYVGTVVGAGFATGREIVEFFLKFGWFGLFGIIVSGGMFTFLGAKLMIISKRINANSYQEMNIFLFGATAGRFINVFMLFVLLGVTSVMLSGAGALFEEQLGMSPQIGMLITIGLSLIVMTRGVKGIFGVNVFVVPLLIIFSMIVVADSFIFTESRNADQWVWPHRWDWLLSAFSYGALNLSLAQAVLVPLANEMSSEKVIKKGALIGGTMLTIVLSASFLSLSMLPDVFLYDIPMAQVVYLFARSVHLIYLLIIFGEVFTSVIGNLYGLEKQVQSFLPIKSKYIFAAIMTTAYITSQIGYGKLISTIYPLFGYVSLAFIGALICKKVPRKPGL; from the coding sequence ATGGAACAATCAAAAGGGTCGGCAAGTCAGCTTGCCTTTGTGTATGTGGGGACAGTAGTCGGAGCTGGGTTTGCGACTGGCAGAGAAATAGTTGAATTTTTTTTGAAGTTTGGCTGGTTCGGTTTATTCGGTATTATCGTCAGCGGCGGGATGTTTACGTTTCTGGGTGCCAAGCTGATGATCATTTCAAAGCGAATCAATGCCAATTCTTATCAAGAAATGAACATATTCTTGTTCGGGGCGACTGCCGGGCGGTTTATCAATGTGTTTATGCTGTTTGTTCTCCTCGGCGTGACATCTGTTATGCTTTCCGGGGCAGGGGCGCTTTTTGAGGAACAGCTGGGGATGTCTCCACAGATAGGGATGCTGATTACAATTGGTTTGAGCTTAATTGTAATGACTAGAGGGGTAAAAGGCATTTTTGGTGTCAATGTGTTTGTTGTTCCTCTTTTAATCATCTTTTCTATGATTGTGGTGGCCGACTCTTTTATTTTCACCGAGTCTCGTAACGCAGATCAGTGGGTATGGCCGCACCGCTGGGATTGGCTGTTATCAGCGTTTTCTTACGGCGCTTTAAATTTATCGCTTGCTCAAGCGGTTTTGGTTCCGCTGGCGAATGAAATGTCATCGGAAAAAGTGATAAAAAAAGGCGCTTTAATCGGAGGCACGATGCTGACGATTGTGCTGTCCGCGAGTTTTCTGTCTTTATCGATGCTGCCGGATGTTTTTTTGTATGATATACCGATGGCTCAAGTGGTTTATCTCTTTGCAAGATCTGTCCATTTGATTTATTTGCTCATTATATTCGGCGAAGTGTTCACATCGGTTATCGGCAATCTATACGGATTGGAAAAACAAGTGCAAAGCTTTCTTCCGATAAAAAGCAAATATATCTTTGCAGCCATTATGACCACGGCTTACATTACGAGCCAAATAGGATACGGAAAGCTCATTTCAACGATTTATCCCTTGTTTGGTTATGTGAGTCTGGCGTTCATAGGCGCCCTGATTTGCAAAAAGGTCCCCCGGAAGCCCGGCTTGTAA
- the clpE gene encoding ATP-dependent protease ATP-binding subunit ClpE, with translation MRCQHCHQNEATIRLNMQINSVHKQMVLCETCYNKLTRQPSMSMGPHSFGFPFEHASQPKEQNAAKQSEKKGLLDELAQNITNGAKAGLIDPVIGRDEEVARVIEILNRRNKNNPVLIGEPGVGKTAIAEGLALKIAAGDVPNKLKNKELYLLDVASLVANTGIRGQFEERMKQLITELKERKNVILFIDEIHLLVGAGSAEGSMDAGNILKPALARGELQVIGATTLKEYRQIEKDAALERRFQPVMVQEPSIEQAILILEGIKDKYEAYHGVTFSDEAIKACVTLSSRYIQDRHLPDKAIDLLDEAGSKANLLFDELNDEDAAERLTAIEAEKTKALEEENYELAAKLRDEEIALEKKLNSSSAHSAVTVEADHIQDIIEQKTGIPVGKLQADEQTKMKELEAKLHERVIGQEAAVRKVAKAVRRSRAGLKSKNRPVGSFLFVGPTGVGKTELSKTLADELFGTKDAMIRLDMSEYMEKHAVSKIIGSPPGYVGHEEAGQLTEKVRRNPYSIVLLDEIEKAHPDVQHMFLQIMEDGRLTDSQGRTVSFKDTVIIMTSNSGAGEKQTKVGFQSDDSVFEEQTLIDSLSMFFKPEFLNRFDSIIEFRSLEKEHLVKIVSLLLGELKETLAERGITLSVTDEAKEKIAELGYHPSFGARPLRRTIQEWIEDEMTDLLIDNSEITSFHVAAEDHTIKVQAK, from the coding sequence ATGCGTTGTCAACATTGTCATCAAAACGAGGCGACGATTCGCCTTAACATGCAAATAAATTCCGTTCATAAACAAATGGTTCTATGTGAAACTTGCTATAACAAACTGACTCGTCAACCTTCAATGAGCATGGGGCCTCACTCATTCGGTTTCCCGTTTGAACATGCATCCCAGCCGAAAGAACAAAACGCAGCAAAACAAAGTGAGAAAAAAGGGTTGCTTGATGAGCTTGCCCAAAATATTACAAACGGTGCAAAAGCCGGTCTCATCGATCCCGTCATCGGGCGTGATGAAGAAGTGGCGCGCGTGATCGAAATTTTGAACCGCCGCAACAAAAACAATCCTGTTCTCATTGGTGAGCCGGGTGTAGGGAAAACCGCCATCGCCGAAGGGCTCGCTTTAAAAATTGCTGCTGGTGATGTTCCAAACAAACTGAAAAACAAAGAACTCTACTTGCTTGATGTTGCATCCCTTGTTGCAAACACAGGGATCAGAGGCCAATTTGAAGAGAGAATGAAACAGCTGATCACTGAGCTGAAAGAACGAAAAAATGTCATTCTGTTCATTGATGAAATTCATCTTCTCGTTGGTGCAGGCTCTGCAGAAGGATCAATGGACGCAGGCAACATTCTCAAACCAGCCCTGGCCAGAGGCGAACTGCAAGTCATCGGTGCGACAACACTGAAAGAATACCGTCAAATCGAAAAAGATGCTGCGCTGGAAAGACGTTTTCAGCCTGTCATGGTACAGGAGCCTTCCATTGAACAGGCCATTCTCATTCTAGAAGGAATTAAAGACAAATACGAAGCATACCATGGCGTGACATTCAGTGATGAAGCAATCAAAGCATGTGTGACTTTATCATCCCGCTACATTCAGGACAGACATCTGCCTGATAAAGCAATTGACTTATTAGATGAAGCAGGTTCAAAAGCCAACCTGTTATTTGATGAGCTGAATGATGAGGATGCGGCCGAACGCTTAACCGCGATTGAAGCTGAAAAAACAAAAGCGCTGGAAGAGGAAAATTACGAACTGGCAGCAAAGCTCCGTGATGAGGAGATCGCATTAGAGAAAAAACTGAACAGCTCTTCCGCCCATTCCGCTGTCACTGTGGAAGCTGACCATATTCAGGATATCATTGAACAAAAAACAGGCATCCCTGTCGGCAAGCTGCAGGCGGATGAACAAACAAAAATGAAAGAGCTTGAAGCAAAACTTCATGAACGTGTAATCGGACAAGAAGCCGCTGTTCGAAAAGTGGCAAAAGCGGTAAGACGAAGCCGCGCCGGATTAAAGTCCAAAAACAGACCAGTCGGCTCCTTCCTATTTGTCGGTCCTACCGGCGTAGGGAAAACAGAGCTTTCTAAAACGCTGGCGGATGAACTTTTCGGCACAAAAGACGCTATGATCCGCCTTGATATGAGCGAGTACATGGAAAAACACGCCGTATCCAAAATCATTGGTTCACCGCCTGGATATGTCGGCCATGAGGAAGCTGGACAACTAACAGAAAAAGTGCGCCGCAATCCTTACAGCATCGTGTTGCTGGATGAGATTGAAAAAGCACACCCTGACGTTCAGCATATGTTCCTGCAAATTATGGAGGACGGCCGTCTGACAGACAGCCAAGGCAGAACCGTAAGCTTTAAAGATACTGTCATTATTATGACAAGCAACTCGGGTGCTGGTGAGAAACAAACGAAAGTCGGTTTCCAATCAGATGACAGTGTATTCGAAGAACAAACATTGATTGATTCACTCAGCATGTTCTTTAAACCTGAGTTCCTCAACCGCTTTGACAGCATTATTGAGTTCCGCTCACTGGAAAAAGAGCATTTGGTCAAAATCGTCAGCCTGCTGCTTGGAGAACTTAAAGAAACATTGGCAGAACGCGGCATCACCTTGAGTGTGACAGACGAAGCGAAAGAAAAAATCGCAGAGTTGGGCTACCACCCTTCATTCGGCGCACGTCCGCTCAGAAGAACCATCCAAGAATGGATTGAAGATGAAATGACCGATCTGCTGATTGACAATAGCGAGATCACAAGTTTTCACGTGGCTGCAGAAGATCATACAATCAAAGTGCAAGCGAAATAA
- the motA gene encoding flagellar motor stator protein MotA — translation MDKTSLIGVILAFVALSVGMVLKGVSFSALANPAAILIIIAGTISAVVIAFPTKEIKKVPALFRVLFKENKQLTIEELIPMFSDWAQLARREGLLALEASIEDVDDAFLKNGLSMAVDGQSAEFIRDIMTEEVEAMEDRHQAGAAIFTQAGTYAPTLGVLGAVIGLIAALSHMDNTDELGHAISAAFVATLLGIFTGYVLWHPFANKLKRKSKQEVKLREVMIEGVLSVLEGQAPKVIEQKLLMYLPAKDRLKFAEQGEAQNGEKKEEEA, via the coding sequence ATGGATAAAACTTCGTTAATTGGTGTTATTCTTGCTTTTGTGGCATTGAGCGTGGGGATGGTTCTGAAGGGCGTCAGTTTCAGCGCGCTTGCAAACCCCGCTGCCATTTTAATTATTATCGCCGGGACCATCTCGGCAGTCGTTATTGCGTTCCCTACAAAAGAAATTAAAAAAGTGCCCGCTCTGTTCCGAGTGTTATTTAAGGAAAACAAACAGCTGACAATTGAGGAGCTCATTCCTATGTTCTCAGATTGGGCCCAGCTTGCGCGCCGCGAAGGCCTACTTGCTTTAGAAGCAAGTATTGAAGATGTAGACGACGCTTTCCTGAAAAACGGACTCAGCATGGCTGTTGACGGACAAAGCGCGGAATTTATCAGAGATATTATGACAGAGGAAGTTGAAGCGATGGAGGACAGGCACCAGGCTGGAGCCGCTATTTTTACACAGGCGGGAACGTACGCACCGACACTTGGCGTACTCGGCGCTGTAATCGGCCTGATTGCCGCCCTTTCTCATATGGATAATACAGATGAGCTTGGACACGCCATCAGTGCGGCTTTCGTTGCCACCCTTCTCGGTATCTTCACGGGATATGTATTATGGCATCCTTTCGCAAATAAATTAAAACGAAAATCAAAACAAGAAGTAAAACTGCGTGAAGTCATGATCGAAGGCGTCTTATCCGTATTAGAAGGACAAGCACCGAAAGTCATCGAACAAAAGCTTTTAATGTACCTTCCTGCGAAGGACCGCTTGAAATTTGCAGAACAAGGAGAGGCGCAAAATGGCGAGAAAAAAGAAGAAGAAGCATGA
- the motB gene encoding flagellar motor protein MotB: MARKKKKKHEDEHVDESWLVPYADILTLLLALFIVLYASSSIDAGKFKMLSKSFNEVFTGGTGVMDYSSVTPPENESDGIDDVKKEKEEKEKNKKEREKAADQEELKSVKSQVEKFIKDKKLEHQLETKLTSEGLLITIKDSIFFDSGKATIRKEDVRLAQEISNLLVINPPRNIIISGHTDNMPIKNSEFQSNWHLSVMRAVNFMGLLIENPKLDAKVFSAKGYGEYKPVASNKTAEGRSKNRRVEVLILPRGAAETNEQ, encoded by the coding sequence ATGGCGAGAAAAAAGAAGAAGAAGCATGAGGACGAGCACGTTGATGAATCATGGCTGGTTCCTTACGCCGATATCCTAACTCTTCTCCTGGCATTATTTATTGTGCTGTACGCGAGCAGTTCGATTGACGCAGGCAAGTTTAAGATGCTTTCAAAATCATTTAATGAAGTCTTTACAGGCGGCACGGGAGTCATGGATTATTCCAGTGTCACCCCCCCTGAAAACGAGTCAGACGGAATAGATGACGTGAAAAAGGAAAAAGAAGAGAAAGAGAAAAACAAGAAAGAGCGAGAAAAAGCGGCTGATCAAGAAGAACTTAAAAGTGTGAAGAGCCAGGTAGAAAAGTTCATCAAAGATAAAAAGCTCGAACATCAGCTGGAAACAAAATTGACTAGTGAAGGTCTTCTGATTACGATTAAAGACAGTATATTCTTTGACTCTGGGAAAGCGACCATACGTAAGGAAGATGTTCGGCTTGCACAAGAGATTTCCAATCTTCTTGTGATTAACCCGCCGAGAAACATCATCATCAGCGGCCATACTGATAATATGCCAATAAAAAATTCAGAATTCCAATCAAACTGGCATTTAAGCGTCATGAGAGCGGTAAACTTTATGGGACTCCTGATAGAAAATCCTAAGCTCGACGCAAAAGTGTTCAGTGCCAAGGGCTATGGTGAGTATAAGCCGGTGGCTTCCAACAAAACAGCGGAAGGCCGAAGCAAAAACCGGCGCGTTGAAGTTCTCATCTTGCCGAGAGGCGCGGCAGAAACAAATGAACAATAA
- the mhqR gene encoding MarR family transcriptional regulator MhqR, translating into MTEKSLKLFIVLSRAYRSINDHMNKHIHKHGLNPTEFAVLELLYHKGDQPLQQIGDKILLASGSITYVVDKLEQKDLLIRKASPTDRRVTFAQITDKGISLLNDIFPNHAAEIDEMISVLSEEEVEMCTEMLKRVGLNAKQFHHK; encoded by the coding sequence ATGACAGAAAAATCACTGAAGTTATTTATCGTGCTGTCGCGCGCGTATCGGTCTATTAACGATCATATGAATAAGCATATTCATAAGCATGGACTGAATCCGACTGAATTTGCTGTGCTTGAGCTGTTGTACCATAAAGGCGATCAGCCGCTGCAGCAGATAGGGGATAAAATTCTCTTGGCTAGCGGAAGCATCACATACGTTGTAGATAAGCTGGAGCAAAAAGATCTCCTCATTCGGAAAGCGTCTCCTACAGACAGGCGAGTGACATTTGCACAAATCACTGATAAAGGTATCAGTCTTTTGAATGATATTTTTCCTAATCACGCTGCTGAAATTGATGAAATGATAAGCGTATTAAGCGAAGAAGAGGTAGAGATGTGTACAGAAATGTTAAAAAGAGTAGGGTTAAACGCAAAACAGTTTCATCATAAGTAA
- the kinD gene encoding sporulation kinase KinD — MERCKLKILKGACGRVKLYIILVVIPALVISFFVYEKEKDTIAIEHKQEASVMLNLHRNKINYLIGETMARMTSLSIAIDRPVDINKMQSILEETFDSEPRFSGLYLLNTKGDVTASTSELKTKVNLADRSFFAKAKETKKTVISDSYSSRITGQPIFTICVPVLDSKKNVTDYLVAAIQIDYLKNLINLLSPDVYIEVVNQDEKMIFTSGQASHAKDQKPVSGYLDEISWNMKVYPNPVTIEELTKSLLLPLSCIIVLLNILFILVLYYLLKRKTQLERSENEAQKLELIGTLAASTAHEIRNPLTGISGFIQLLQKKYKGEEDQLYFSIIEQEIKRINQIVSEFLVLGKPTAEKWELNSLQDIIGEIMPIIYSEGNLYNVEVELQYLTEKPLLVKCTKDHIKQVILNVAKNGLESMPEGGKLTISLEASDQKAIIKVVDNGEGISQEMLDHIFLPFVTSKEKGTGLGLVVCKRIVLMYGGTIHIESEVRRGTEVTINLPVSAS, encoded by the coding sequence TTGGAGCGATGCAAATTGAAAATACTAAAAGGCGCCTGCGGGAGAGTCAAACTTTATATCATACTGGTCGTGATTCCGGCACTCGTCATCAGCTTTTTTGTATATGAAAAAGAAAAAGATACAATAGCTATAGAACATAAGCAGGAAGCAAGTGTGATGCTGAACCTTCACCGCAACAAAATCAATTATTTAATCGGTGAAACAATGGCGAGAATGACCTCTTTGTCCATCGCCATTGACAGACCGGTTGATATAAACAAAATGCAGTCGATTTTGGAAGAAACCTTTGATTCAGAGCCGAGATTTTCCGGTCTCTATCTTCTGAACACTAAAGGAGACGTCACTGCAAGCACATCAGAATTAAAAACGAAAGTAAACCTGGCCGACAGATCTTTTTTTGCAAAAGCAAAGGAAACAAAAAAGACAGTCATTTCAGATAGTTATTCAAGCAGAATTACTGGCCAGCCGATTTTTACCATTTGTGTCCCTGTTCTGGACTCAAAAAAAAATGTGACAGATTATCTTGTCGCAGCGATTCAAATTGATTATTTAAAAAACCTCATTAACTTGCTGAGCCCTGATGTTTATATTGAAGTGGTGAACCAAGACGAGAAAATGATTTTCACGAGCGGACAAGCCTCTCATGCCAAAGATCAGAAACCAGTCAGCGGATACCTGGATGAAATCAGCTGGAATATGAAAGTCTATCCGAACCCTGTCACAATAGAAGAACTGACGAAAAGCCTTTTGCTTCCGCTTTCATGTATTATTGTTCTGCTGAATATCCTTTTTATTCTAGTGCTGTATTACTTGCTGAAACGCAAGACCCAGCTGGAGCGCTCCGAAAATGAGGCGCAAAAATTAGAGCTGATCGGGACGCTTGCTGCCAGCACGGCTCATGAAATCCGCAATCCGCTCACTGGCATAAGCGGCTTTATTCAGCTGCTGCAAAAGAAATATAAAGGTGAAGAAGATCAGCTGTACTTCTCCATTATTGAACAGGAGATAAAACGGATTAATCAAATTGTGAGCGAGTTTCTCGTTCTCGGAAAACCGACAGCAGAAAAATGGGAGCTGAACTCACTTCAGGATATTATCGGAGAAATTATGCCGATTATTTATTCTGAGGGCAATCTATACAATGTTGAAGTCGAATTACAGTATTTAACCGAAAAGCCTTTACTCGTAAAATGTACAAAAGATCATATTAAACAAGTGATTTTAAATGTAGCAAAAAATGGCCTTGAATCCATGCCTGAAGGAGGAAAACTGACGATCTCCTTGGAAGCTTCGGATCAAAAAGCCATTATCAAAGTTGTGGATAACGGTGAAGGGATTTCTCAGGAAATGCTGGATCACATCTTCCTTCCCTTTGTTACTTCTAAAGAAAAAGGAACCGGCCTCGGCCTTGTCGTATGTAAACGGATCGTGCTGATGTACGGAGGAACCATTCATATCGAAAGCGAAGTGCGAAGAGGTACAGAGGTAACGATCAATCTCCCCGTATCCGCTTCATAG
- the spo0E gene encoding aspartyl-phosphate phosphatase Spo0E, with product MGGSSEHEKLLVSIDEKRKLMIDAARKQGFTGHDTIKHSQELDCLMNEYHQLMQESEHSQGIQGLVKKLGLWPRRDVMPAYDANK from the coding sequence ATGGGCGGTTCTTCAGAACATGAAAAATTGTTGGTGTCTATTGATGAAAAAAGAAAGTTAATGATAGATGCCGCTAGAAAACAGGGATTTACAGGCCATGACACGATCAAACACAGTCAGGAGCTGGATTGTTTAATGAATGAATATCACCAGCTAATGCAAGAAAGCGAACATTCTCAAGGCATTCAAGGCCTTGTAAAGAAATTAGGCTTGTGGCCTCGCAGGGATGTCATGCCTGCTTATGATGCAAATAAATAG
- a CDS encoding YkvA family protein has protein sequence MKKKKALMLGAAGGKAILKRKNRKKCIEHITVFFQMLRDWRKGDYPRSQVRTLLLLTAAILYIAMPLDIMPDVILGLGIIDDAAVLGLLWTLIKKEISQYEKWRLQ, from the coding sequence ATGAAGAAAAAGAAAGCATTGATGCTCGGAGCGGCAGGCGGAAAAGCGATATTAAAAAGAAAAAACCGGAAAAAATGTATCGAGCACATCACTGTTTTTTTCCAAATGCTTCGTGATTGGAGAAAAGGCGACTACCCCCGTTCACAGGTTAGAACGCTTTTGCTCCTCACTGCCGCCATCTTGTATATCGCCATGCCGCTCGATATCATGCCAGACGTTATCCTTGGTCTTGGAATCATAGACGATGCAGCTGTATTAGGTTTGCTTTGGACGCTGATTAAAAAAGAAATATCTCAATATGAAAAATGGCGTTTGCAATAG